The proteins below come from a single Terriglobales bacterium genomic window:
- a CDS encoding xanthine dehydrogenase family protein molybdopterin-binding subunit — protein sequence MTQRLIGSSLPRTEGHSKVTGQARYVDDISFPDMLHGVTVRSTVARGRIRKIHFDPAIPWDEFTIVKASDIPGRNRIALIADDQPCLADGIINHAEEPVLLLAHADKQLLEEARRAVTLEVDPLPAIFDIDDALAKKEIIWGSDNIFKTFLVEKGDVDSAWAEAYAIVEGEYHTGAQEQLYIEPQGMIAQYNPETGITVWGSMQCPYYVHKALMPLLNLPPEKVRVIQTETGGAFGGKEEYPSIIACHAALLARKGGKPVKIIYDRSEDMAATTKRHPSRTRHRTAVTRDGKLLAMDIEFIVDGGAYTTLSTVVLSRGTIHAGGPYACPNVRIRSKAVATNHPPHGAFRGFGAPQSIFALECQMDRVAQQLNMPPDEFRRRNFVHEGDTLAVSQVVREPVNLEQLMNRAFELSEYRIKRERFARENQTSPVKRGIGFATFMHGAGFTGSGERSMGSILAVEATKEGVVRVLASSTEMGQGTNTVFSQIAAEALGIGIDSVEVVTPDTSVVPNSGPTVASRTCMIVGKLVESACLQIRETLMLSGLLRSGYSAQQFKSACRQYIERHGTLRGQSQYATPPGIYWDDDKYQGDAYATYAWAVYVAEVSVDTRTWETRVEDFVAVQEVGRVINPVLAAGQIEGGVAQGIGYALYEEVAWREGRMINNQMTNYIMPTSADLPRIRVYFEEIPYKHGPGGAKGIGELPIDGPAPAIVNAIHNAIGVPVDRIPATPEVLMQAMEGALV from the coding sequence ATGACTCAGCGCCTGATCGGATCGTCTCTCCCGCGCACGGAAGGTCACAGCAAGGTCACCGGTCAGGCGCGCTACGTTGACGACATCTCATTCCCAGACATGCTGCATGGAGTTACGGTGCGCAGCACGGTCGCTCGCGGACGCATTCGCAAGATCCACTTCGATCCTGCCATCCCGTGGGACGAGTTCACAATCGTCAAGGCTTCGGACATTCCCGGCAGGAATCGCATCGCACTGATCGCCGACGATCAGCCGTGTCTCGCCGACGGCATTATCAATCATGCTGAAGAACCGGTACTCCTGCTGGCACATGCGGATAAGCAGCTCCTGGAGGAAGCCCGCCGCGCGGTGACCCTCGAGGTCGATCCGCTGCCGGCCATCTTCGACATCGACGATGCTTTAGCGAAGAAGGAGATCATCTGGGGCAGTGACAACATCTTCAAGACGTTTCTCGTGGAGAAGGGCGACGTGGACAGCGCATGGGCGGAAGCCTATGCGATTGTCGAGGGCGAGTATCACACCGGGGCGCAGGAGCAGCTTTACATCGAGCCGCAAGGCATGATTGCTCAATACAATCCCGAAACAGGAATCACGGTCTGGGGCTCGATGCAGTGTCCATATTATGTCCACAAGGCGCTCATGCCATTGCTGAATCTGCCGCCTGAAAAAGTGCGTGTGATTCAGACTGAAACTGGGGGTGCGTTTGGAGGAAAAGAAGAGTATCCATCGATAATCGCCTGCCACGCTGCCTTGTTGGCGCGGAAGGGCGGCAAGCCGGTGAAGATCATCTACGATCGCTCTGAAGACATGGCGGCGACTACCAAGCGTCATCCTTCGCGCACACGTCACCGGACCGCAGTTACTCGCGATGGCAAGTTGCTGGCGATGGACATCGAGTTCATCGTGGACGGCGGCGCTTACACTACTCTCTCAACAGTCGTGCTATCGCGTGGCACGATTCACGCGGGCGGCCCGTATGCATGTCCGAATGTCCGCATTCGCAGCAAGGCTGTGGCTACCAACCATCCTCCTCATGGGGCTTTTCGCGGGTTCGGAGCGCCGCAGAGCATTTTTGCCCTGGAGTGCCAGATGGACCGGGTCGCGCAGCAACTCAACATGCCACCCGACGAATTTCGTCGAAGGAACTTTGTTCACGAAGGCGATACCCTCGCCGTAAGCCAGGTAGTGCGCGAGCCCGTAAATCTCGAGCAGCTCATGAATCGAGCTTTCGAATTAAGCGAGTACCGCATCAAGCGAGAGCGATTTGCGCGTGAGAATCAAACGTCACCAGTCAAACGCGGCATAGGCTTCGCTACGTTTATGCACGGCGCTGGGTTTACCGGCTCCGGCGAGCGCTCAATGGGCTCTATCCTCGCTGTCGAGGCTACCAAGGAAGGCGTTGTTCGCGTGCTCGCTTCCAGTACTGAAATGGGACAGGGGACGAACACAGTCTTTTCCCAGATCGCGGCGGAGGCGCTCGGAATCGGGATCGATTCGGTCGAAGTAGTCACGCCGGACACATCAGTCGTTCCGAACAGCGGGCCTACGGTCGCATCCCGCACCTGCATGATCGTTGGCAAGCTCGTGGAATCGGCGTGCCTGCAGATTCGTGAAACTCTGATGCTGAGCGGCTTGCTGCGCTCCGGATATTCCGCGCAGCAGTTCAAGAGCGCCTGCCGGCAATACATTGAACGGCATGGAACACTCAGAGGCCAAAGCCAGTATGCAACGCCACCCGGGATCTACTGGGACGACGACAAGTATCAGGGCGATGCATATGCGACCTATGCCTGGGCAGTCTATGTCGCTGAGGTCTCTGTGGACACGCGCACCTGGGAGACCCGCGTTGAAGATTTCGTGGCGGTCCAAGAGGTGGGCCGGGTAATTAATCCCGTTCTTGCGGCAGGTCAGATCGAAGGCGGAGTGGCGCAGGGCATCGGATATGCGTTGTATGAAGAGGTGGCGTGGCGCGAAGGTCGCATGATCAACAATCAGATGACAAACTACATCATGCCCACCTCTGCCGATCTTCCGCGGATTCGCGTCTATTTCGAAGAGATTCCGTACAAACACGGCCCCGGTGGAGCGAAGGGAATCGGCGAGCTGCCGATCGATGGCCCAGCACCCGCGATTGTCAATGCGATCCACAATGCGATTGGAGTGCCTGTCGACCGCATTCCTGCCACGCCCGAAGTTCTGATGCAGGCAATGGAGGGCGCTCTTGTCTGA
- a CDS encoding (2Fe-2S)-binding protein, translated as MSEGQRATIRFSVNERPESVTAHPLRRLLDVLREDLHLTGTKEGCGEGECGACAVLLDGEVVNSCLIPILQVQDARVVTIEGLAQNDKARLLQESFIQCGGAQCGICTPGMIVASWNLLERNPLPTDKDLRNALSGNLCRCTGYTRIFDAIKTASGKLAQAAAK; from the coding sequence TTGTCTGAGGGACAGCGCGCGACAATACGGTTCAGTGTGAACGAACGGCCAGAGTCGGTGACGGCTCATCCGTTGCGCCGTTTGTTGGATGTGCTGCGCGAGGATCTTCATCTCACCGGTACGAAGGAAGGATGCGGCGAAGGCGAATGCGGTGCCTGCGCGGTGTTGCTCGACGGTGAGGTCGTCAACAGTTGCCTCATTCCGATTCTGCAAGTGCAGGATGCAAGAGTAGTCACAATCGAAGGGCTCGCTCAAAACGATAAGGCCAGACTTCTGCAGGAATCCTTCATTCAGTGTGGTGGAGCCCAGTGCGGTATCTGCACGCCCGGCATGATAGTGGCCTCGTGGAATTTGCTTGAGCGCAATCCACTTCCCACCGATAAGGACTTACGAAATGCGCTGTCGGGAAATCTGTGCCGATGTACCGGATACACGCGGATTTTTGATGCCATCAAGACCGCTTCAGGCAAGCTGGCGCAGGCTGCAGCGAAATGA
- a CDS encoding xanthine dehydrogenase family protein subunit M encodes MRSYLPRYEMQAPRDLAEAFELMAAQPGEWKPFAGGTDLMVLLEQGKLAHRKFLSVTHIAELHGIEISSSHVAIGALNTYSQLQRNSMLRDEFPLLCQAARETGSIANQNRGTLGGNIANASPAADSPPALLVYDAELELTSKRGARWIPYARFHTGYKQMDMAPEEIISRIRLPRSGKQWKQYYRKVGTRRAQAISKVCFAGAAEIGDGKIRDIRVALGSVAPTVLRCVKTEALLLKSTGPSRIKDAQEQLAAEMSPVDDFRSNARYRTWVAQNLLAEFLLQL; translated from the coding sequence ATGAGATCGTATCTTCCGCGATACGAGATGCAAGCTCCTCGCGACTTGGCCGAAGCGTTCGAACTCATGGCCGCTCAGCCCGGCGAATGGAAGCCCTTTGCCGGCGGGACAGACTTGATGGTGCTGCTTGAGCAGGGCAAGTTGGCGCATCGCAAATTTTTGAGCGTCACGCACATTGCGGAGTTGCATGGCATCGAGATCTCCAGCTCTCATGTGGCGATTGGTGCTCTGAATACTTATAGCCAATTGCAGCGAAACTCTATGTTACGAGATGAGTTCCCGCTGCTCTGTCAGGCAGCCCGCGAAACCGGCAGCATCGCCAACCAAAATCGGGGAACGCTCGGCGGGAACATCGCCAACGCTTCGCCGGCCGCCGATTCGCCCCCGGCATTGCTCGTATACGACGCCGAATTGGAACTCACGTCGAAGCGCGGTGCGCGATGGATTCCCTACGCTCGCTTCCATACCGGTTACAAACAAATGGACATGGCGCCCGAGGAAATCATCTCCCGGATTCGCCTGCCTCGGAGCGGGAAGCAGTGGAAACAGTACTACCGCAAAGTAGGCACGCGCAGGGCGCAGGCGATTTCTAAAGTATGCTTCGCCGGAGCTGCCGAGATTGGTGACGGCAAGATCCGCGACATTCGCGTGGCGCTCGGCAGCGTCGCTCCTACTGTTCTTCGTTGCGTAAAGACAGAAGCACTTTTGCTGAAGAGTACCGGCCCTTCTCGGATCAAAGATGCACAAGAGCAACTCGCAGCCGAGATGAGTCCGGTTGACGACTTCCGCTCCAACGCCCGATATCGAACCTGGGTAGCCCAAAATCTGTTGGCGGAGTTTTTGCTTCAGTTATGA
- the allB gene encoding allantoinase AllB, translating to MSGLECVIRSNRVVLPNSIRPAAIVIRDGVIAEILDPKRVASAEALDFEDSVVMPGIVDTHVHINEPGRTEWEGFETATMAAAAGGVTSLIEMPLNSIPATTTAEAFRQKLAAGQGKLFVDVGFWGGVVPGNCPELLKLYKEGVFGFKCFLVPSGVPEFEAVSESDLRLALPELARLDAVLLAHAELPGPIEDATRRIGGKNSRSYSTWLQSHPSVAEDQAIQLLIRLSQEYKTRVHIVHLSSGAAAPMIHAAKSSGIKVSVETCPHYLTIAAEEIPDGATQFKCAPPIREAANQERLWDALRDGTIDFVATDHSPAPPQTKCAETGDYMRAWGGIASLQLSLPLLWTSAHKRGFGIDDVANWLCREPAKLAGLSRKGEIAQGRDADLVVWNPDQSFQVQPEKMFFRHKLTPYSGRTLFGVVQSTFLRGKEIYTSGNFPNSRSGRVLLQGQA from the coding sequence ATGAGCGGACTCGAGTGCGTGATTCGCAGCAACCGCGTTGTGCTTCCCAACAGTATTCGGCCCGCGGCAATTGTGATTCGCGACGGAGTGATCGCTGAGATTCTTGATCCCAAGCGCGTGGCATCGGCCGAAGCGCTCGATTTCGAGGACTCGGTTGTGATGCCGGGCATTGTCGATACCCATGTGCACATCAATGAGCCCGGGCGCACGGAATGGGAAGGATTCGAGACTGCGACCATGGCCGCGGCGGCCGGCGGTGTGACTTCGCTGATCGAGATGCCGCTTAACAGCATCCCGGCCACCACAACAGCAGAGGCATTCCGCCAAAAGCTGGCGGCGGGCCAAGGCAAGCTCTTCGTGGACGTGGGATTCTGGGGCGGAGTGGTCCCAGGAAATTGCCCGGAACTCTTGAAACTCTACAAAGAAGGGGTATTCGGCTTCAAATGCTTTCTTGTGCCTTCGGGTGTGCCCGAGTTCGAGGCTGTGAGTGAGTCCGATCTGCGGCTCGCACTTCCTGAATTGGCACGGCTTGACGCGGTGCTGCTTGCGCATGCGGAACTTCCTGGTCCGATCGAAGACGCAACACGCAGGATCGGCGGTAAGAATTCCCGGTCGTATTCGACTTGGCTGCAGTCGCATCCTTCCGTGGCGGAAGACCAGGCGATTCAGTTGCTGATTCGCCTGTCGCAGGAATACAAAACCAGAGTGCACATCGTTCATCTGTCATCGGGGGCGGCTGCTCCGATGATTCACGCTGCAAAGTCTAGCGGAATCAAAGTCTCCGTGGAAACTTGCCCACACTATTTGACGATCGCAGCGGAAGAGATTCCCGACGGTGCCACGCAATTCAAATGCGCCCCTCCGATTCGTGAGGCTGCCAATCAGGAGCGTCTCTGGGATGCGTTGCGGGACGGCACAATCGATTTTGTCGCCACCGATCACTCTCCGGCTCCGCCGCAGACGAAGTGCGCTGAGACCGGGGATTACATGCGAGCGTGGGGTGGCATCGCTTCGCTGCAACTCAGTCTTCCGCTGCTCTGGACGAGCGCGCATAAACGCGGATTCGGTATCGACGATGTCGCGAATTGGTTGTGTCGCGAGCCCGCCAAACTCGCAGGACTGTCGAGAAAGGGCGAAATCGCCCAGGGGCGAGATGCAGACTTGGTAGTCTGGAATCCGGATCAGTCGTTTCAAGTGCAGCCTGAGAAAATGTTTTTCCGGCACAAGCTCACACCGTATTCTGGCCGAACTTTGTTCGGGGTAGTGCAATCGACGTTTCTTCGAGGCAAGGAGATCTATACGTCTGGTAATTTCCCGAATTCCCGGAGCGGACGTGTGTTACTCCAAGGACAGGCATGA
- the alc gene encoding allantoicase, with product MSEFSDLLDLASERVGGRVLATNDDFFAPKENLIKAAKPVWIENKYTDRGKWMDGWESRRRRTPGHDWCILQLGIPGVLSQVVVDTSYFRGNFPESCSLEACAIEQSNVELAGGTPWAEVFPRSQLKGDSQNIFAINDPHRYTHLRLNIYPDGGVARLRVLGEAIPELEQALNNSDLADLAAVHNGGHVLDCSDKFFSAPQNLLMPGSSCGMHDGWETKRRRGPGYDWVTIRLGVSGTIQAIEVDTSYFKGNFPESCSLEICAAGSDGSDTTNCSWQELLPRTALSADSVHRFEVAAQKPATQVRFNIYPDGGVARLRIYGVPDKNALVVSRLRWLNSLPDYAARSVLLNCCGSLKWAALMTERRPFADVQQLLDQHTASSERLAAEDWKEAFAAHPKIGEDRDTISSGQAQRWSQQEQSAAAVASLQVRNALQRRNQEYHERFGYIFIVCASGKSAEEMLAMLTERLRNDPARELEVAAGEQRKITRLRLQKLIGA from the coding sequence ATGAGCGAGTTCTCCGATCTGCTTGACCTTGCATCAGAGCGCGTCGGGGGCCGCGTGCTCGCCACAAACGATGACTTCTTTGCTCCCAAAGAAAATCTAATCAAGGCTGCCAAGCCGGTATGGATCGAAAACAAGTACACCGATCGCGGCAAATGGATGGACGGTTGGGAGTCGCGTCGTCGCCGCACTCCCGGACACGATTGGTGCATCCTGCAGCTAGGGATACCGGGCGTTCTATCTCAAGTTGTCGTTGATACCAGCTACTTTCGCGGAAACTTTCCGGAGTCTTGCTCGCTGGAAGCCTGCGCCATCGAGCAGTCGAATGTTGAGTTGGCGGGCGGCACGCCCTGGGCTGAAGTGTTTCCGCGATCTCAACTCAAGGGAGACAGTCAGAACATCTTCGCAATAAACGATCCTCATCGTTATACGCACTTGCGCTTGAATATTTACCCCGACGGCGGCGTCGCTCGGCTGCGAGTTCTTGGCGAAGCTATTCCTGAATTGGAACAGGCACTTAATAATTCCGACCTGGCCGATTTGGCTGCTGTGCATAATGGCGGCCATGTCCTCGACTGCAGCGACAAATTCTTTAGCGCGCCGCAGAATTTGCTCATGCCTGGCTCGAGCTGCGGAATGCACGACGGCTGGGAGACGAAACGCCGGCGCGGTCCGGGTTACGACTGGGTGACCATCCGACTAGGGGTCTCAGGGACAATTCAGGCAATCGAAGTCGATACCTCTTACTTCAAGGGCAACTTCCCTGAGAGTTGTTCACTGGAAATCTGTGCGGCGGGATCCGACGGGTCAGATACCACGAACTGCTCTTGGCAAGAACTGCTTCCGCGCACGGCGCTCAGCGCGGACTCAGTTCATCGATTCGAGGTGGCCGCACAAAAACCCGCAACCCAGGTTCGCTTTAACATCTACCCTGACGGGGGAGTCGCACGGCTGCGCATTTACGGAGTGCCGGACAAGAATGCTCTGGTAGTGTCGCGGTTGCGTTGGCTGAATTCGTTGCCCGACTACGCTGCTCGAAGCGTCTTGTTGAACTGTTGTGGTTCGTTGAAATGGGCTGCCCTTATGACTGAGCGTCGGCCCTTCGCAGATGTTCAACAATTGCTGGATCAGCACACGGCGAGTTCCGAGCGCTTAGCGGCTGAGGATTGGAAGGAAGCCTTCGCCGCTCATCCGAAGATCGGAGAAGACAGAGACACCATCAGCAGCGGACAGGCACAACGATGGTCGCAGCAGGAACAATCCGCAGCGGCCGTCGCTTCTCTCCAGGTACGAAACGCGCTGCAGCGCCGAAATCAGGAATATCATGAGCGCTTCGGCTACATCTTTATCGTGTGCGCAAGCGGGAAGTCCGCCGAGGAGATGTTAGCGATGCTTACCGAACGCCTTCGTAACGATCCCGCGCGCGAGCTTGAGGTTGCCGCCGGGGAACAGAGGAAGATCACGAGGCTTCGACTGCAAAAACTGATCGGGGCGTGA
- the uraH gene encoding hydroxyisourate hydrolase, protein MTNHSSPITTHVLDTARGKPAAGIPVALHLQSDGNWRELARGITNQDGRITDLLQESKLQAGKYRLTFDTGGYLAASGKPFFPEVEIVFEIHDPAQHYHVPLLLSPYGYSTYRGS, encoded by the coding sequence ATGACCAATCATTCCAGTCCGATTACCACTCACGTGCTCGACACTGCGCGCGGAAAACCCGCAGCGGGCATTCCCGTGGCTCTGCACCTGCAGTCGGATGGAAATTGGCGAGAGCTTGCCCGTGGAATCACCAACCAGGACGGCAGAATCACTGACTTGCTTCAGGAATCGAAGTTACAGGCGGGGAAATACCGGCTGACCTTCGACACAGGTGGATATCTTGCCGCCTCCGGCAAGCCGTTTTTTCCCGAAGTGGAAATCGTTTTTGAGATACATGATCCGGCTCAGCACTATCACGTCCCACTGTTGCTCAGCCCCTATGGCTACTCCACCTATCGAGGCAGCTAG
- the pucL gene encoding urate oxidase has translation MSFELVANNYGKSRVRLVRVTRTGPQHDIKDISVDIQFEGDFDAIHTKGDNSKVLPTDTMKNTVYALAAQQPVGEIEHFGTRLVCHFLGNNAQVTAVKVGISEHLWSRIGAEARPHPTAFVSGGNERRTASVTGTRERTTVSAGIEGLLVLRTAGSAFDGYLKDPYTTLPETRDRIFATVVRADWDYGVEDASFGLCWRTVRGALLETFGNHPSESVQHTLYAMAEAALERCDQLSEIRLSMPNKHHLAFDISRFGMESRNEVFVPTDEPYGLIEATLRRT, from the coding sequence ATGAGCTTCGAGCTAGTAGCGAATAATTACGGAAAGTCGCGCGTGCGCCTGGTGCGTGTGACCAGAACCGGTCCGCAGCACGATATCAAAGACATCTCCGTCGACATTCAGTTCGAGGGCGACTTCGACGCCATACACACCAAAGGCGACAACAGTAAAGTTCTGCCGACGGACACGATGAAGAATACGGTGTACGCTCTGGCTGCGCAGCAACCCGTGGGTGAGATCGAACACTTTGGCACGCGGCTTGTGTGCCACTTTCTTGGCAATAATGCGCAGGTCACGGCCGTGAAGGTAGGCATCTCTGAACATCTTTGGTCGCGTATTGGCGCGGAGGCAAGGCCGCACCCGACCGCGTTCGTTTCTGGCGGGAATGAGCGCCGCACGGCTAGTGTGACTGGAACTCGGGAGAGAACAACCGTGTCTGCCGGAATCGAAGGACTGCTGGTGCTTAGAACAGCGGGCTCGGCTTTTGACGGCTACCTGAAAGATCCCTATACAACTCTCCCCGAAACTCGCGACCGCATCTTCGCAACAGTCGTAAGAGCGGACTGGGATTATGGAGTGGAAGATGCCAGCTTCGGTCTGTGCTGGAGGACAGTACGTGGGGCGTTGTTAGAAACTTTTGGTAATCATCCCAGTGAGTCAGTACAGCACACTCTCTATGCGATGGCGGAAGCCGCGTTGGAACGATGCGACCAACTCAGCGAGATCCGCCTGTCGATGCCCAATAAGCATCATCTCGCCTTCGATATTTCCCGTTTTGGTATGGAGAGCCGTAATGAAGTTTTCGTTCCCACCGACGAGCCCTACGGACTGATCGAGGCGACTCTGCGCAGAACCTGA
- a CDS encoding L-serine ammonia-lyase, giving the protein MKTSVFEIFKIGVGPSSSHTVGPMRAARDFVERIAKARKLASVSRLATELFGSLALTGRGHATDRAIILGLLGESPSEVDPGKIESMVDEVRHSATIQLHHRHPIRFDESSDLVFRTTETLPGHSNGMRFTAFAADGSVVDTQIYYSVGGGFISREGEKPAESNEGKAAVPRPFSSGADLLRIGEENAISIWEIALANEKAWSSEAEIRQQLSQIHQTMEASIDRGLRTEGILPGGLKVRRRAPRLFQKLSKQSSSDPLAPMDWVNAFAMAVNEENAAGGRVVTAPTNGAAGIIPAVGRYYLRFIPGSTAEGIFHYLLTAGAIGILYKENASISGAEVGCQGEVGVACSMAAGGLVAALGGSNAQIEYAAEIGMEHNLGMTCDPIGGLVQIPCIERNAMGSVKAINAARMAMSETGEHKVSLDQVIETMYRTGQDMQSRYKETSLGGLALNIIEC; this is encoded by the coding sequence GTGAAAACCAGCGTTTTTGAAATCTTTAAGATCGGTGTTGGGCCCTCAAGCTCTCATACCGTGGGTCCCATGCGGGCTGCGCGAGACTTTGTCGAACGCATCGCGAAGGCTCGAAAGCTTGCAAGCGTTTCGCGCCTGGCTACGGAACTCTTCGGCTCACTTGCGCTTACCGGCCGCGGACACGCGACAGACCGCGCGATCATTCTCGGGCTGCTGGGCGAATCACCCAGCGAGGTGGATCCGGGCAAGATCGAATCAATGGTTGACGAGGTTCGACACAGTGCAACCATCCAACTGCATCATCGTCATCCGATCAGGTTCGATGAGAGCAGCGATCTGGTCTTCCGAACCACCGAGACCCTGCCAGGTCATTCCAATGGCATGCGATTCACCGCCTTTGCCGCAGACGGCTCCGTCGTAGACACACAAATCTATTACTCCGTTGGAGGCGGTTTCATCAGCAGGGAAGGCGAGAAGCCAGCCGAGTCCAATGAAGGAAAGGCGGCAGTACCGCGTCCCTTCTCGAGCGGAGCCGATTTGCTGCGTATCGGAGAAGAGAATGCCATCTCGATTTGGGAAATCGCATTAGCGAACGAAAAAGCCTGGAGCAGCGAGGCCGAAATCAGACAGCAACTCAGCCAGATTCACCAGACGATGGAAGCATCTATCGATCGTGGTTTGCGCACTGAGGGCATTCTTCCAGGTGGACTGAAAGTTCGACGCCGCGCGCCGCGCCTGTTTCAAAAACTCAGCAAGCAGAGTAGCTCCGATCCGCTTGCTCCCATGGATTGGGTAAACGCCTTTGCCATGGCCGTGAATGAAGAGAACGCCGCCGGAGGGCGCGTGGTAACTGCTCCAACAAATGGAGCTGCCGGCATTATTCCCGCAGTGGGCCGTTATTATCTTCGCTTCATTCCCGGAAGCACAGCCGAAGGCATCTTTCATTACCTGCTGACTGCGGGTGCGATTGGAATTCTGTACAAGGAAAATGCATCGATTTCGGGAGCGGAAGTCGGATGCCAGGGGGAAGTTGGGGTTGCCTGCTCAATGGCCGCCGGCGGACTGGTAGCCGCACTTGGCGGCAGTAATGCGCAGATTGAATACGCGGCCGAGATCGGCATGGAACACAACCTTGGCATGACATGTGACCCCATCGGCGGACTCGTCCAGATTCCCTGCATCGAGCGCAATGCAATGGGATCGGTGAAAGCCATCAACGCAGCCCGGATGGCGATGAGCGAAACCGGAGAGCACAAAGTCTCGCTCGATCAAGTAATCGAAACCATGTACCGCACCGGCCAGGACATGCAGTCTCGCTACAAGGAAACCTCTCTGGGCGGGCTGGCACTGAATATTATCGAGTGCTAG